One segment of Rhipicephalus sanguineus isolate Rsan-2018 chromosome 6, BIME_Rsan_1.4, whole genome shotgun sequence DNA contains the following:
- the LOC119397318 gene encoding uncharacterized protein LOC119397318: protein MASGDLLVEVKDKSQYQKLTNLVAFGDQPITVTAHRTTNTVKGVVSDDDLMDLTDDELLAGWKDENVVQVQRIKIRRDNREILTRHIIVTFNSSTLPDEIETGYLKLHVRPYIPNPRRCFKCQRFGHASQSCRGQLTCAKCSATGHSADDNCNAEAHCANCDGDHPAYSRSCTAWRKEKEIITIKYKENISFREARQRLSPYLAKKSSFAEVVERGPAPQRHQAAVQATRSALRRPPLAPTVGAATAALPSPNVATLEASPRPGTSRDSSEAKEVLPTSSLVGSKASSAKTKPTQRHHRSLEQLSDVLHETMDTTSSPAVQAAPKERRDTLDRSKKSKTPITGPEKGPVK from the coding sequence ATGGCCAGTGGGGACCTGCTGGTTGAAGTTAAAGATAAGTCGCAGTATCAAAAATTGACGAACCTTGTAGCGTTTGGGGACCAACCGATAACTGTCACCGCCCACAGAACAACGAATACGGTGAAGGGTGTCGTGTCAGACGATGACCTCATGGACCTTACTGATGATGAACTCCTAGCCGGCTGGAAGGATGAGAATGTTGTACAGGTACAACGAATAAAAATCAGACGAGACAACAGGGAAATACTCACTAGGCACATAATCGTTACCTTCAACTCTAGCACACTTCCAGACGAAATAGAAACAGGCTACTTGAAGTTGCACGTCAGACCATACATTCCGAACCCaaggcgctgcttcaagtgccaaaggtttggccATGCatcacagagctgccgagggcagcttacttgtGCTAAGTGCAGTGCTACGGGACACTCTGCTGATGACAACTGCAATGCTGAAGCTCACTGTGCAAATTGTGATGGTGACCACCCGGCGTACTCGAGATCCTGCACAGCTTGGAGAAAAGAGAAGGAGATCATCACTATCAaatataaagaaaacataagCTTCCGCGAAGCCAGACAGCGTCTCTCACCGTACCTTGCTAAAAAGTCATCATTCGCCGAAGTGGTGGAACGGgggccagcaccacaacggcatCAGGCGGCCGTCCAGGCCACGCGTAGTGCGCTGAGGCGACCGCCCCTCGCCcccacggtgggagcagccacgGCTGCCCTACCCTCCCCTAACGTGGCCACACTGGAGGCCTCTCCTAGACCTGGCACCAGCCGGGACAGCTCAGAGGCCAAAGAGGTCCTGCCGACCTCTTCTCTGGTGGGGTCAAAGGCCTCGTCTGCCAAGACGAAGCCTACACAACGCCATCATCGCTCGCTAGAGCAACTGTCCGACGTCTTGCACGAGACGATGGACACTACTTCTAGCCCAGCGGTGCAGGCAGCGCCTAAGGAGCGGCGAGAcactctcgaccgctccaaaaaaagcAAAACCCCAATTACAGGGCCAGAAAAGGGTCCTGTAAAATAA